A stretch of the Edaphobacter acidisoli genome encodes the following:
- a CDS encoding beta strand repeat-containing protein, with protein VNGTLTVGQATLTVTAANASRAYGAANPAFTGTETGAINGDTFTVGGSTTATTSSPAGTYAIVPTVTGANLSNYTVVYVNGTLTVGQATPTITWTAPAPITYGTTLSTTQLDATASVPGNFTYSPALGTTPAAGLDTLTATFTPTDTTNYATTTATVQLTVNKGTPTITWAAPAPITYGTALGATQLNATANVPGSFTYSPATGSVPAAGTDTLSVSFTPTDTSNYTTATATVDIVVNKATPTITWANPAAITYGTALSSVQMDATATPSGGTFVYSPAAGTVLPAGTNTLSVIYTPADTSNYTTATASAQIVVNTATLSVTAADATRSYGTANPAFTGTYTGVVNGDTFTVSGSTAATQSSPAGTYAIVPSVTGADLADYTVVYVNGTLTITKVVPTISWPTPSPITYGTALSSTQLDATGSVPGTFVYNPAASTVLTTGSNTLTATFTPTDTTDYTTQTASVNLTVIAATPVINWNNPAPIVYGTALSSTQLNATSSTTGAFTYTPAAGTVLSVGTQPLNVTLTPTDTTNYTTATKTVTVDVTQASLVVTANNATKVYGTANPTFTGTITGAQNGDTFTEAFSTTATTLSNVGTYAIVPSASGTDIADYSQTINNGTLAVTKASVISSLSLSTTDVPYEIPVTMTVTLQSATSGTPTGTVSFYDNGNLIGTSPVVGNTATFTSGGLTSPLPMGNNVISTLYSGDQNFYAQTAGSTASSGSVLVTPLDFSFVSTSPTTLHGIYGTSGTYTFHVAPIGGSYPGDVVFTVNGTNGPILAKYTFSQDKVGMYAGQADLTLTVSTRLLAPSDRHASLVGPIGSIALGLFLFPLASTKRFRRSSRKLARVISMAALVLLTLGGITSLSGCGSGYPSVDDPIVVIATSNGIQHTITINYHIDKSPQDTDAK; from the coding sequence GTGAACGGGACGCTGACGGTAGGCCAGGCGACGCTGACGGTGACGGCGGCGAACGCGAGCCGTGCCTACGGAGCGGCGAACCCTGCGTTCACGGGCACGGAGACGGGCGCGATCAACGGCGACACCTTCACGGTAGGTGGAAGCACGACGGCGACGACGAGTTCTCCGGCGGGGACATACGCGATCGTTCCGACGGTGACGGGAGCGAACCTCTCGAACTACACGGTGGTGTATGTGAACGGGACGCTGACGGTAGGCCAGGCGACCCCGACGATCACCTGGACGGCGCCAGCCCCGATCACCTACGGGACGACATTGAGCACAACGCAGCTGGACGCGACTGCTTCGGTTCCTGGCAACTTCACCTACTCGCCAGCATTGGGAACGACGCCCGCGGCCGGCCTCGACACCTTAACGGCGACCTTTACTCCGACTGACACGACCAACTACGCGACTACGACGGCGACGGTCCAGCTGACTGTGAACAAAGGTACTCCGACGATCACCTGGGCGGCGCCGGCGCCGATTACCTACGGCACGGCGCTGGGCGCAACCCAGCTGAACGCGACAGCGAATGTCCCGGGCAGCTTCACCTACAGCCCTGCGACGGGTTCAGTACCAGCCGCAGGCACGGATACGTTGTCGGTGAGCTTTACCCCGACGGACACCAGCAATTACACGACAGCCACAGCAACGGTGGACATCGTGGTGAACAAGGCAACGCCAACCATTACGTGGGCCAACCCTGCGGCGATCACCTACGGCACGGCGCTCAGCTCAGTGCAGATGGACGCGACGGCGACACCTTCAGGTGGAACCTTCGTCTACTCACCGGCTGCCGGCACGGTACTGCCGGCCGGCACGAACACGCTCAGCGTGATCTACACGCCGGCTGACACGAGCAATTACACAACAGCGACGGCCTCGGCGCAGATTGTGGTCAACACGGCCACCCTCTCGGTTACGGCGGCCGATGCCACACGGTCTTATGGCACTGCGAACCCTGCTTTCACCGGCACCTACACGGGCGTGGTAAATGGCGACACGTTCACGGTCTCGGGCAGCACGGCGGCAACGCAAAGCTCGCCTGCAGGAACGTATGCTATCGTTCCGTCGGTGACCGGCGCTGATCTTGCCGACTACACGGTGGTCTACGTCAACGGCACCCTGACCATTACGAAAGTTGTCCCAACCATTTCCTGGCCGACGCCTTCACCGATCACCTACGGCACGGCGCTGTCGAGCACGCAGCTGGATGCAACCGGCAGCGTGCCCGGCACCTTTGTCTACAACCCGGCGGCGTCCACTGTCCTGACAACTGGATCGAACACGCTGACGGCGACCTTTACTCCGACAGACACGACGGACTACACCACGCAGACTGCCTCGGTGAACCTGACCGTGATTGCTGCGACCCCTGTTATCAACTGGAACAATCCGGCTCCCATCGTCTACGGCACGGCACTCAGCTCGACGCAGTTGAACGCAACCAGCAGCACGACCGGTGCGTTCACCTATACCCCGGCTGCCGGAACGGTTCTCAGTGTCGGCACGCAGCCGCTGAACGTGACACTCACGCCGACTGACACCACCAACTACACGACGGCAACGAAGACCGTGACCGTTGACGTGACGCAGGCCAGCCTCGTCGTTACCGCCAACAATGCAACGAAGGTCTACGGTACGGCGAACCCGACCTTTACCGGCACTATTACCGGCGCCCAGAACGGCGACACCTTCACGGAGGCGTTCAGCACGACGGCCACGACGCTGTCGAACGTCGGCACGTATGCAATTGTCCCGTCCGCCTCTGGAACGGACATTGCCGACTACTCGCAGACCATCAACAACGGCACCCTGGCTGTGACCAAGGCGTCCGTCATCTCCTCGCTTAGCCTGAGCACCACCGACGTCCCCTATGAGATTCCCGTAACCATGACGGTTACGCTTCAGTCCGCTACCAGCGGAACGCCGACCGGCACGGTCAGCTTCTACGACAATGGCAACCTGATCGGCACCTCACCCGTCGTTGGCAACACGGCCACCTTCACCTCAGGAGGTCTCACCAGCCCGCTGCCGATGGGCAACAACGTCATTTCCACGCTCTACAGCGGCGACCAGAACTTCTACGCACAGACGGCAGGGTCCACAGCCTCCAGCGGATCGGTGCTCGTCACACCACTCGACTTCAGCTTCGTGTCTACCAGTCCGACGACGCTCCACGGTATCTACGGCACATCTGGCACGTACACGTTCCACGTTGCCCCAATCGGTGGAAGCTATCCGGGAGATGTCGTGTTCACGGTGAATGGGACCAACGGGCCTATCCTCGCCAAGTACACCTTCTCGCAGGACAAGGTGGGAATGTATGCGGGGCAGGCGGACCTTACACTGACCGTCTCGACCCGCCTGCTGGCTCCGTCGGACCGTCATGCAAGTCTGGTCGGCCCAATCGGGTCGATTGCACTGGGACTGTTCCTGTTCCCGCTGGCATCCACCAAACGCTTCCGCCGTTCCAGCCGCAAGCTGGCACGGGTTATCAGCATGGCCGCGCTGGTGTTGCTGACGCTGGGCGGCATCACCTCGCTCTCCGGCTGCGGTAGCGGCTATCCGAGCGTGGATGATCCTATCGTGGTCATCGCGACCAGCAACGGCATCCAGCACACCATCACCATCAACTACCACATCGACAAGTCCCCGCAGGACACCGATGCCAAATAA
- a CDS encoding glycoside hydrolase family 31 protein → MDRLRLLSLVVVVAGFSSFAWAQAAGSHMTALKDGIQVSSRGTTLQVTALRDDVIRVRASHDGPLPEDASWAVLSAARETSIPVTPEPDGFQTKALLVAVSPDLRVTVSDLAGNVIQQDAAPIAWQGHAFTIAKQDHIDSHFFGLGDKTGPLDRAGEAFTLWNTDAFGWQESTDPLYKAIPWFIEDRDGRAFGMLLDNTFRTFFDFGRKDPHRYTVSAADGPVDYYLVYGPDPKHVVETYAWLTGPTPLPPLWTLGFQQSRYSYYPESRVREIAHHLRADHIPADAIYLDIDYQDHYRPFTVDRQRFPHFEQMISDLTKEHFHTVLIVDLHIANYPGHNYYPYDSGIAGDHFVKNPDGTVYTGAVWPGPAVFPDFTQQSTRKWFGTLYKNFVDDGIAGFWDDMNEPSIFNVATKTMPDDIVHRIDEPGFKPRTATHLEIHNVFGMENSRATHDGLLTLRPNERPFVLTRASYAGGQRYAATWTGDNSSTWNHLRLCIPQIVNLGLSGFGMTGADVGGFAGTPQTDLLTKWIEVAAFQPIDRDHTAVGTGDQEPWVGGPAAETIRRRFIEERYRLMPYLYTTAEEMSRTGLPINRPLFLEFPHATEDGHPLDLDAPSEFLVGSDLLVAPPPYFDELDKYVLALPSGPWYDYWTGQPVDSSKHILIQPELAKLPVYIRGGSIIPIAPLTQSTDERPVGPLTLRVYPGPSCHGDIYQDDGHTFNYLKGEFFRQHFTCERSGTGQIKVHLDAPEGTFKPWWSEIRIEAYGLPKLISKTILASAGAADITLN, encoded by the coding sequence ATGGACCGTCTTCGTCTGCTCTCCCTCGTTGTCGTAGTCGCTGGATTCAGTTCCTTCGCATGGGCACAAGCCGCCGGGTCACACATGACCGCGCTGAAAGATGGCATCCAGGTGTCGTCGCGCGGGACCACCCTTCAGGTAACCGCTTTGCGCGACGACGTCATCCGCGTTCGCGCCAGTCACGATGGCCCGCTTCCAGAGGACGCATCCTGGGCCGTACTGTCCGCTGCGCGCGAAACCTCTATTCCCGTGACGCCGGAGCCAGATGGCTTCCAGACGAAGGCGCTCCTCGTTGCCGTGTCCCCCGATCTTCGCGTCACAGTGTCTGATCTTGCCGGCAACGTCATCCAGCAGGACGCCGCGCCCATCGCATGGCAGGGACATGCGTTCACAATAGCGAAGCAGGACCACATCGACTCGCACTTCTTCGGTCTCGGCGATAAGACAGGCCCGCTCGACCGCGCAGGCGAAGCCTTTACCTTGTGGAACACCGACGCGTTCGGCTGGCAGGAGTCCACCGACCCGCTCTACAAGGCGATACCGTGGTTCATCGAAGACCGCGATGGCCGCGCGTTCGGAATGTTGCTGGACAACACCTTCCGCACCTTCTTCGATTTCGGCCGCAAGGACCCGCACCGGTACACCGTCTCTGCAGCGGACGGCCCAGTGGACTACTACCTCGTCTACGGTCCCGACCCAAAGCACGTCGTTGAGACCTACGCCTGGCTCACCGGCCCCACGCCGCTGCCGCCGCTCTGGACGCTCGGCTTCCAGCAGTCACGCTACAGCTACTATCCCGAGTCGCGCGTCAGGGAGATCGCCCATCATCTCCGCGCCGACCACATTCCCGCCGACGCCATCTATCTCGACATCGACTATCAGGACCACTATCGTCCATTCACCGTGGATCGACAGCGCTTCCCGCACTTCGAGCAGATGATCTCTGACTTGACGAAGGAGCACTTCCACACTGTTCTTATCGTTGATCTCCACATCGCCAACTACCCTGGCCACAACTACTACCCGTATGATTCAGGCATCGCGGGCGACCACTTCGTCAAGAACCCCGACGGCACTGTATACACGGGTGCTGTCTGGCCGGGGCCTGCCGTCTTTCCTGACTTCACACAGCAGTCCACCCGTAAATGGTTTGGCACGCTCTATAAAAACTTTGTTGACGATGGCATCGCAGGCTTCTGGGACGACATGAACGAGCCGTCCATCTTCAACGTTGCAACCAAGACCATGCCCGATGACATCGTGCATCGGATTGACGAGCCTGGTTTTAAGCCCCGCACTGCGACGCACCTTGAGATTCACAATGTCTTCGGAATGGAAAACTCGCGCGCCACGCATGATGGCCTGCTTACCCTTCGTCCCAACGAACGCCCCTTTGTCCTCACGCGTGCCAGCTATGCTGGCGGCCAGCGTTATGCCGCAACTTGGACCGGTGACAACAGTTCCACCTGGAACCACCTGCGTCTGTGCATCCCCCAGATCGTCAATCTTGGGCTCAGTGGCTTTGGCATGACGGGCGCTGATGTAGGCGGATTTGCGGGAACTCCCCAGACGGACCTCCTTACAAAATGGATCGAGGTCGCCGCATTCCAGCCAATCGACCGAGATCATACTGCGGTTGGTACTGGAGACCAGGAGCCTTGGGTTGGAGGGCCTGCAGCTGAAACCATCCGCCGCCGCTTCATCGAGGAGCGATACAGGCTGATGCCGTATCTGTATACGACTGCTGAAGAGATGTCCCGCACCGGCCTGCCTATTAACCGCCCACTCTTTCTGGAGTTTCCCCATGCAACGGAAGACGGCCACCCGCTTGATCTTGATGCACCAAGCGAGTTCCTTGTCGGTTCCGATCTGCTCGTCGCACCACCTCCATACTTCGATGAGTTGGATAAATATGTCTTGGCACTGCCATCAGGCCCTTGGTACGACTACTGGACTGGGCAGCCAGTAGACAGCAGTAAACACATCCTCATTCAACCCGAGCTGGCAAAGCTGCCTGTCTATATCCGCGGGGGTTCGATCATCCCCATCGCACCGCTCACACAGAGCACCGATGAGAGGCCTGTAGGCCCACTGACTCTACGCGTCTATCCCGGACCAAGCTGCCATGGCGACATCTATCAGGATGATGGCCATACTTTCAACTACCTTAAAGGTGAATTCTTCCGTCAGCACTTTACCTGTGAACGGAGCGGCACAGGGCAAATCAAGGTCCATCTCGACGCACCTGAAGGTACATTCAAGCCGTGGTGGAGTGAGATCAGGATCGAAGCCTATGGTCTTCCGAAGTTGATCAGCAAGACGATTCTTGCGTCAGCGGGTGCTGCTGATATCACACTGAACTAG
- a CDS encoding YidB family protein, with translation MGLLDSLKSLAGQAGDAAGTDQAKVAGGFIEALTQHPQGIQGVIDAFNSSGMSQHVSDWANGQNTTATPDQISQGLAGTGLIEAAAAKAGVSPETVQSALSTILPMAIQHFAPNGQAAPQGSMAGMAQGLLSKFL, from the coding sequence ATGGGACTTCTCGATTCACTTAAATCGTTGGCGGGCCAGGCAGGTGATGCAGCCGGCACTGACCAGGCAAAAGTTGCTGGCGGCTTTATCGAAGCACTCACTCAACATCCACAAGGGATACAGGGCGTCATCGATGCCTTCAACAGCAGCGGCATGTCACAGCACGTCAGTGACTGGGCCAATGGTCAAAATACGACGGCGACGCCGGACCAAATCTCGCAGGGACTCGCAGGTACGGGACTGATCGAAGCGGCTGCTGCAAAGGCAGGTGTCTCGCCCGAAACCGTGCAGTCCGCTCTGTCGACCATTTTGCCGATGGCCATTCAGCACTTTGCCCCAAATGGACAGGCAGCACCGCAGGGCTCGATGGCAGGCATGGCCCAAGGGCTGCTCAGCAAGTTCCTCTAA
- a CDS encoding RidA family protein, with product MFVYLVPAEMLYRASVLHGEDDFYQLLPTSCNIEQRLKKTIDLMPMSDLSKTAISTKQAPVAIGPYSQAVRSGDFVFASGQVALDPVGGQLVPGSVVEQTTRALENIREVLLEAGLNLSNVVKTTVFLKNMSDFAAMNEVYARYLAPEGVVPPARSTVAVAGLPKDALVEIEVIARG from the coding sequence ATGTTTGTTTACCTCGTTCCCGCTGAGATGTTGTATCGTGCGAGCGTGCTGCACGGCGAAGACGATTTTTATCAGCTTTTACCAACATCCTGCAACATTGAGCAGCGACTGAAGAAGACGATAGACTTAATGCCTATGAGCGATTTATCCAAGACAGCTATCTCCACCAAACAGGCTCCGGTAGCCATTGGCCCCTACTCGCAAGCGGTCCGTTCCGGCGACTTCGTCTTTGCTTCCGGCCAGGTTGCACTCGATCCAGTGGGCGGGCAGTTAGTTCCCGGCAGTGTTGTTGAGCAGACCACTCGTGCGCTGGAGAACATCAGGGAAGTACTCCTTGAGGCAGGTCTGAACTTGTCAAACGTAGTGAAGACGACTGTCTTTCTTAAGAATATGAGCGACTTTGCCGCGATGAACGAGGTCTACGCCCGATATCTGGCGCCTGAAGGAGTCGTTCCACCTGCGCGTTCGACGGTGGCTGTTGCAGGCCTGCCGAAGGATGCTTTGGTCGAGATTGAAGTTATAGCTCGCGGATAA
- the msrB gene encoding peptide-methionine (R)-S-oxide reductase MsrB, protein MAEQEAKIEKIHKTEAEWRELLTPGQFHVMREKGTDRPFTGPLLDNHEEGVYQCAACNAPLFTSDKKFESGSGWPSFWLPVSAEAIEAHEDNSHGMHRIEVTCARCGAHLGHLFPDGPRPTGMRYCINSTSLDFSKK, encoded by the coding sequence ATGGCGGAACAGGAAGCCAAAATCGAAAAGATTCACAAAACAGAAGCCGAATGGCGTGAACTCCTTACGCCAGGGCAATTCCATGTCATGCGCGAGAAGGGAACGGATCGCCCTTTTACTGGACCGCTGCTCGACAACCACGAGGAGGGTGTCTATCAGTGCGCCGCATGCAACGCTCCTCTATTTACCTCGGATAAAAAATTTGAGTCTGGCAGCGGATGGCCGAGCTTCTGGCTTCCGGTCTCAGCCGAAGCCATTGAGGCGCACGAGGACAACTCCCACGGTATGCATCGGATTGAGGTCACCTGCGCCCGCTGTGGAGCCCATCTGGGCCATCTCTTTCCTGATGGCCCGCGACCTACGGGAATGCGCTACTGCATCAATAGTACTTCTCTTGACTTCAGCAAAAAATAG
- the rpmB gene encoding 50S ribosomal protein L28 — MAQKCELCGKGPQFGNNISHAHNTTRRRWNVNLQSVKAKAEGGSKRIRVCASCIKSGKIVKG, encoded by the coding sequence ATGGCACAGAAATGCGAACTCTGCGGCAAAGGCCCGCAGTTTGGAAACAACATCTCCCACGCCCACAATACGACGCGGCGTCGCTGGAACGTAAACCTTCAGTCGGTGAAGGCCAAAGCTGAGGGTGGCAGCAAGCGGATTCGCGTCTGTGCGAGCTGCATCAAGTCCGGCAAAATCGTTAAGGGCTAA
- a CDS encoding GRP family sugar transporter, which produces MASVVKKVEQKGMSLHVLGVICGLTAGVWLGAAEAPTKLVTAGYSPFAISLCMVAGVFTARWTFPTLLKGTGYVFTDLFERKHLIVWALLAGALWAVANTLTVFAIRDVGLAVAFPLWNMNSLIGLIWGRVLFCELKGASAKNISKVVLGAIAIVLAAVMLGFSTLHGGSAAAGHNALSGIIAAIGASLMWGTMYVPYRKAYLSGMNPLSFVTAFTVGELGTVLALTLALDGGWHSSAFQLLHVRGAVFWLFLGGFVWVIGDLFQQFATKYLGIGRGIPLSNTNQLWGLAWGALVFGELASADRAHKLLVVAGSLVMILGALAISTAVASAREESSTNEAVLRECNRYGLDYNQTIASMGGDEFSDRSQHKRWWDYLILASATAVFLWLGVRAVVPPLQMNTGWVAVLGCVLLISLTVGTWSLWRRTRFS; this is translated from the coding sequence ATGGCAAGTGTAGTAAAAAAGGTTGAACAAAAGGGAATGTCGCTTCATGTCCTTGGTGTCATCTGCGGATTGACTGCAGGGGTATGGCTGGGGGCTGCAGAGGCTCCAACCAAACTGGTGACAGCAGGCTACTCACCGTTTGCCATTTCGCTCTGTATGGTGGCAGGCGTTTTCACTGCAAGATGGACATTTCCGACGCTGCTCAAAGGTACAGGTTATGTTTTCACTGACCTCTTCGAACGTAAGCACCTGATTGTCTGGGCGCTGCTGGCAGGAGCGTTGTGGGCAGTGGCCAATACCTTGACCGTCTTCGCTATCCGCGACGTCGGCCTGGCCGTCGCGTTTCCGCTCTGGAACATGAACTCTCTCATCGGATTGATCTGGGGGCGCGTTCTCTTCTGTGAACTGAAAGGCGCCAGTGCGAAGAACATCAGCAAGGTCGTCCTGGGCGCGATTGCCATTGTGCTGGCTGCAGTGATGCTTGGCTTCAGTACCCTCCACGGCGGGTCGGCTGCCGCGGGCCACAATGCACTCAGCGGTATCATCGCTGCTATCGGTGCAAGTCTGATGTGGGGCACAATGTACGTTCCCTATCGCAAGGCATATCTGAGCGGAATGAATCCGCTCTCGTTCGTGACGGCATTTACCGTGGGAGAACTAGGCACAGTGCTTGCACTAACCCTTGCGCTCGACGGCGGCTGGCACTCATCCGCGTTTCAACTGTTGCATGTTCGCGGAGCAGTCTTCTGGCTTTTCCTCGGAGGCTTTGTCTGGGTCATCGGCGACCTCTTCCAGCAGTTTGCGACGAAGTATCTGGGTATTGGTCGCGGCATCCCGCTCTCCAACACCAACCAACTTTGGGGGCTCGCCTGGGGAGCGCTGGTCTTCGGCGAACTGGCTTCGGCAGACCGCGCACACAAGTTGCTGGTCGTGGCCGGTTCGCTTGTGATGATTCTCGGTGCGCTGGCAATCAGCACAGCGGTAGCCTCCGCACGCGAGGAATCTTCGACCAACGAGGCTGTGCTGCGGGAGTGCAACCGCTACGGGCTTGACTACAACCAGACCATCGCCTCAATGGGAGGTGACGAATTCAGCGATCGCAGCCAGCACAAACGCTGGTGGGATTATCTCATCCTCGCGTCCGCGACCGCGGTTTTCCTGTGGTTGGGCGTACGGGCAGTTGTGCCTCCGCTTCAGATGAATACGGGTTGGGTTGCAGTGCTTGGTTGTGTATTGCTGATTAGCTTGACTGTCGGCACATGGAGCTTATGGCGAAGAACGAGATTTTCCTAA
- a CDS encoding LacI family DNA-binding transcriptional regulator, whose amino-acid sequence MAVRLKDIARDLGVSVVTVSKVLRGNADIGEETRRRVLKRMKELNYQPNMMARGLASGRTYTVGLVVPDLVHPFFAEFAKSLSGVLRPANRALILASSEEDPEIERQEIRTLLRRGVDVLMIASCQPSLRNFYELGDERTPYLLFDRNFPHLAAHFIGSDDVQVGEMATNHLIDIGRKRIAHIAGTNSSPSFDRLRGYRNALEKRGLAMPENYVVVRERVEEKGDQAGFQAMQELLALNPRPDAVFCYNDLTAVGAMDATLKAGLRIPEDIAFIGCGNFRYADYLRIPLSSIDHDTTELGKLAGEFALDLSAKPEQSPRSMLVKSKLVVRESSASKTS is encoded by the coding sequence ATGGCTGTCAGGCTGAAAGACATTGCGCGGGATCTTGGTGTGTCCGTCGTCACCGTATCGAAAGTGTTGCGCGGCAACGCGGACATCGGCGAAGAGACGCGCCGCCGCGTACTGAAGCGGATGAAGGAGTTGAACTATCAGCCGAATATGATGGCGCGTGGGTTGGCCAGCGGACGCACCTATACCGTCGGCCTCGTCGTACCGGACCTCGTGCATCCGTTCTTCGCTGAGTTCGCCAAATCACTGAGTGGCGTGCTCCGCCCCGCAAACCGCGCTCTCATTTTGGCCTCATCTGAAGAAGACCCCGAAATCGAGCGTCAGGAGATTCGCACTCTGCTGCGTCGTGGTGTCGATGTGTTGATGATTGCCTCGTGCCAACCCAGCCTCCGCAACTTCTACGAACTGGGCGATGAGCGTACGCCATACCTGCTCTTCGATAGAAACTTTCCTCACCTGGCTGCGCACTTTATCGGTTCCGATGATGTGCAGGTCGGCGAGATGGCGACGAATCATCTGATTGACATTGGCCGCAAGCGCATCGCGCATATTGCAGGAACGAACTCAAGCCCATCCTTTGACCGTCTGCGCGGCTACCGCAATGCACTTGAGAAACGCGGCCTGGCGATGCCAGAGAACTACGTTGTCGTGCGCGAGCGCGTCGAGGAAAAGGGCGACCAAGCAGGCTTTCAGGCGATGCAGGAGCTGCTCGCGCTCAACCCACGGCCAGACGCGGTCTTCTGCTACAACGATCTGACTGCTGTCGGAGCAATGGACGCAACGCTCAAGGCCGGTCTTCGCATCCCGGAAGATATCGCCTTCATCGGCTGCGGCAACTTCCGCTATGCAGACTATCTTCGCATCCCGCTCAGCTCCATCGACCATGACACAACAGAGCTAGGCAAACTGGCCGGTGAGTTCGCGCTGGACCTCTCGGCCAAACCCGAGCAGTCCCCGCGCAGCATGCTGGTGAAATCAAAGCTTGTTGTCCGCGAGTCCTCTGCAAGCAAAACGTCGTAG
- a CDS encoding inositol oxygenase family protein, giving the protein MATSSAVNENPAPLGKDMEEWDEFLGGRYKEGKSETEFRQYDEKVTPGVAEFYRQNHKHQTFDYVITKEKEYFGLKKGEKSVWEAAEFLNTLVDDSDPDTDLTQIEHLLQTSEAIRRDGHPRWFVLTGFIHDLGKVLCLYGEPQWGVVGDTFPVGCAYSDKIVFPEYFEANPDLNHPVYSTKYGIYEPNCGLDSVHMSFGHDGYIYEVMKPYLPEPALAMLRYHSFYSWHRHGAYRHLMNGHDEEMLEWVNKFNPYDLYSKGHTKPNLAELKPYYDDLFAEFLPAKVAW; this is encoded by the coding sequence ATGGCGACGTCGTCGGCAGTCAATGAAAACCCAGCTCCACTCGGCAAGGACATGGAGGAATGGGATGAGTTTCTCGGTGGGCGTTATAAGGAAGGCAAATCCGAGACCGAGTTTCGCCAGTACGATGAGAAGGTAACGCCAGGTGTAGCGGAGTTCTACCGACAGAATCACAAGCACCAAACCTTCGATTATGTCATCACCAAAGAAAAAGAATACTTCGGACTGAAAAAAGGCGAGAAGAGTGTTTGGGAGGCGGCGGAGTTCCTGAATACGCTGGTTGATGACAGTGATCCTGACACGGATCTCACCCAGATAGAGCACCTGCTCCAGACTTCCGAAGCCATCCGCAGGGACGGACATCCGCGGTGGTTTGTGCTGACTGGCTTCATCCACGACCTCGGCAAGGTGCTCTGCTTATACGGTGAACCGCAGTGGGGTGTGGTGGGCGACACGTTTCCGGTGGGGTGTGCTTACTCGGACAAGATCGTCTTTCCGGAGTACTTCGAGGCGAATCCGGATTTGAACCACCCGGTCTACAGTACGAAGTACGGAATCTATGAGCCGAACTGTGGGCTCGACAGCGTACATATGAGTTTCGGGCATGACGGCTACATCTACGAGGTGATGAAGCCGTACCTGCCGGAGCCGGCGCTGGCGATGTTGCGGTACCACAGCTTCTACTCCTGGCACCGTCACGGGGCGTACCGGCACCTGATGAACGGGCATGATGAGGAGATGCTGGAGTGGGTGAATAAGTTCAACCCGTACGACCTTTACTCGAAGGGGCACACGAAGCCGAATCTGGCGGAGTTGAAGCCTTACTACGACGATCTCTTTGCGGAGTTCCTTCCGGCGAAGGTTGCGTGGTAG